In Mycolicibacterium lutetiense, the following are encoded in one genomic region:
- a CDS encoding AAA family ATPase, with product MWRSASGFDFAEVTPPGRNKRPIREVIGVSTELMARWSSRRAAIESRTAELAKQFQADHGREPTNVESIALAQQATLESREAKHEPRSLAEQRQTWLAEAVEILGSRRALSRMLGATLSATRTHRRAAPTPQWIAEHAAKAIATISESRATWQRHHVLAEAQRIVRATGNVGAADLAEKITAAALDEPVSLPRARINDGERGEPNALRRRDGSSIYTRNGTDLFTSAAIVAAERRILHTATLRTGRVVGTDDVELALADSAARGKKLNPGQVALVTEMATSGRRVALALAPAGAGKTTAMAALSQAWRSSGGNVLGLASQATAAIELGGDLAAPTDTLDKYINLIDNPSNSVVPQWFDQVDESTLLIIDEAGKAGTLQLDTVIAHAIAKGASVRLVGDDGQIASISAGGVLRDLAHKFGALTLSQLVRFVAPEEGAASLALRAGDPSGIGFYIDEHRVHVGAEHTSAEMAFDAWLADTRAGLDSLLLAPTNPIVDDLNARARTARISAAFAENPRYRIGPEAILSDHLAASVGDIIRTRENARWLPLSPTDYVRNGYRYEILEVHPDGALRVSHLGTNRTLTLPADYVSQQVTLGYATTIDSAQGLTAGHSCHVVGAEHLTRQLLYVALTRGRVQNHVYLSTAEADPHRILAPKATHPDTAVDVLTKILARDGAQISATTAERVAADPFARLAPVTEMYQDAVGAAAEIYAGAEVMALIDTHADTIYAGLTDQPAWPTLRKHLAIIAANGQDPIARLEAAATRRELATANDAAAVLDWRLDTTNKHSAGTGPLPWLPAIPRALLTMSEWADYLPARAALTTELADHISATARAWTPATAPLWARPLLHADRDLLCDIAVFRAAFRVPEQDTRLLGVDQPANQPRRIQRSLQQRANEVLTARVPAIRQYGELIDSIDPRLRNDSFWPQLADHLAAAAPSRPDLPELVRQAAALRPLPDELPAAALWWRLSGQLSHTATLDTPDSHLRPAWTGDLNRIFGTAVTETITTDPAWPAVVAAVAAADPAWQPHQLLEVADEALADAADHGQTITPDRYARLIAHTIDMLTHGDPTTHTHHDAPLPEHAPLSVEEEEELFHHDPDHLADTVTDDQLDQTHPDHTLDADYLPVHEPPHDDEPEPPSPAEELGALEFDDLATHRVPPPPLPAALLNIAALRTALFNELTTYEQLVKDAETLNGPHLRAAGPQITTMREAADADLPYFHAVQEVIDQWADADIAYEQAQAQVQWAQTQLDLLRAQPDADPLDIASARADLNLRRMTLPSMSPAERFYPALSAANQARAAAVGGADNIITHAHADKVIAEASAADWAAQLQARRRCHELRRDLDRAELAAAAAYAAADTLPIDHVLNQHAALDAELAILHAAGTAHPALPLTIDPTHQTRETASLLNVAQLPFTVSVISTQPSNELADALHDWHTAAEQADRRIYTCTDDPAQTTPATTVADLHQQLLDGQWQPESGDILIVDNAAAADPAQLAALATHAAHNQARIVLLDTHTPSWPPQPSAALLHLLRTDLPWTTTAGHGAPADNLSPASPQAPDLQPVLDQAARLHPDAIPHSIREALETRKSLRQTHKRAHDAHLARTWARAQHRAATPATGLGHDIG from the coding sequence ATTTGGAGGAGCGCCTCGGGCTTCGATTTCGCTGAGGTCACACCGCCGGGCCGTAACAAGCGCCCGATCCGCGAAGTCATCGGCGTCAGCACGGAATTGATGGCGCGGTGGTCTTCGCGTCGAGCTGCCATCGAATCGCGCACCGCCGAGCTGGCCAAGCAGTTCCAAGCTGATCACGGCCGTGAGCCCACCAACGTCGAATCCATTGCGCTGGCTCAGCAGGCGACCCTGGAATCCCGTGAAGCCAAACATGAGCCGCGCTCGCTGGCAGAGCAGCGCCAGACCTGGCTGGCCGAAGCCGTCGAAATCCTCGGCAGCAGGCGGGCATTGAGCCGGATGCTCGGCGCAACACTGTCCGCCACCCGGACCCATCGCCGCGCCGCGCCCACACCACAATGGATCGCCGAACACGCCGCCAAAGCCATCGCCACCATCTCCGAATCACGCGCCACCTGGCAGCGCCACCACGTGCTGGCCGAAGCGCAACGCATCGTGCGCGCCACCGGAAATGTCGGCGCAGCGGACCTGGCCGAAAAAATCACTGCCGCCGCGCTCGATGAACCCGTTTCGCTGCCCCGCGCCCGCATCAACGACGGGGAGCGAGGCGAACCGAACGCGTTGCGTCGGCGCGACGGATCGAGCATCTACACCCGCAACGGCACCGACCTGTTCACCAGCGCGGCCATCGTGGCCGCCGAACGCCGCATCCTGCACACCGCGACCCTGCGCACCGGCCGTGTCGTGGGCACCGACGACGTCGAGCTGGCCCTGGCCGACTCCGCGGCCCGCGGCAAAAAACTCAACCCCGGACAGGTCGCCCTGGTCACCGAAATGGCCACCAGCGGCCGCCGGGTCGCACTCGCCCTGGCCCCAGCCGGAGCAGGCAAAACCACCGCCATGGCCGCACTGTCACAAGCCTGGCGCAGCAGCGGCGGCAACGTGCTCGGCCTAGCCTCGCAAGCAACCGCCGCCATCGAACTCGGTGGCGATCTGGCCGCCCCCACCGACACCCTCGACAAGTACATCAACCTCATCGACAACCCGTCCAACTCCGTTGTGCCGCAGTGGTTCGACCAGGTCGATGAATCGACCCTGCTCATCATCGACGAGGCCGGCAAAGCCGGAACACTGCAACTGGACACCGTCATCGCCCACGCGATCGCCAAAGGTGCCAGCGTGCGGCTGGTCGGCGATGACGGGCAGATCGCCTCGATCTCGGCCGGCGGTGTCCTGCGCGACCTCGCCCACAAGTTCGGCGCCCTCACCCTCTCGCAGCTGGTGCGCTTCGTCGCCCCCGAGGAAGGCGCAGCCTCGCTAGCCCTGCGCGCCGGAGACCCCTCCGGTATCGGCTTCTACATCGATGAGCACCGTGTGCACGTCGGAGCCGAACACACCTCAGCTGAAATGGCGTTCGATGCCTGGCTGGCCGACACCCGCGCCGGCCTCGACAGCCTGCTGCTCGCGCCGACCAACCCCATCGTCGATGACCTCAACGCCCGCGCCCGAACCGCCCGAATCTCAGCGGCTTTCGCCGAAAACCCGCGCTACCGCATCGGCCCGGAAGCCATCCTGTCCGATCACCTCGCCGCCTCAGTCGGCGACATCATCCGCACCCGCGAAAACGCCCGCTGGCTGCCCCTGAGCCCCACCGACTACGTCCGCAACGGCTACCGCTACGAAATCCTCGAAGTCCACCCCGATGGGGCGCTGCGCGTGAGCCATCTGGGCACCAACCGCACCCTCACCCTGCCCGCCGACTACGTCTCCCAACAGGTCACCCTCGGCTACGCCACCACCATCGACTCCGCCCAAGGACTCACCGCCGGCCACAGCTGCCACGTCGTCGGCGCCGAACACCTCACCCGCCAACTGCTCTACGTCGCGCTCACCCGCGGCCGCGTACAAAACCACGTCTATCTGTCCACCGCCGAAGCCGATCCCCATCGCATCCTCGCGCCCAAAGCCACCCATCCCGACACCGCGGTGGATGTGCTCACCAAGATCCTGGCCCGCGACGGCGCCCAGATCTCGGCCACGACCGCCGAGCGTGTGGCCGCCGACCCGTTCGCACGCCTGGCCCCGGTCACCGAGATGTACCAAGACGCCGTCGGCGCCGCCGCCGAAATCTACGCCGGGGCCGAAGTCATGGCCCTGATCGACACCCACGCCGACACCATCTACGCCGGCCTGACCGACCAACCCGCCTGGCCCACCCTGCGCAAACACTTGGCGATCATCGCCGCCAATGGCCAGGACCCCATCGCGCGCCTGGAGGCTGCCGCCACCCGCCGCGAACTGGCCACCGCCAACGACGCTGCCGCGGTGCTGGACTGGCGCCTAGACACCACCAACAAACACAGCGCCGGCACCGGGCCACTGCCCTGGTTGCCCGCCATCCCCCGAGCCCTGCTCACCATGAGCGAGTGGGCCGACTACCTGCCGGCCCGCGCCGCACTCACCACCGAGCTGGCCGACCACATCAGCGCCACCGCCCGCGCGTGGACACCGGCAACCGCACCGTTGTGGGCACGCCCCCTGCTGCACGCCGACCGTGACCTGCTCTGCGACATCGCGGTATTCCGCGCCGCATTCCGCGTCCCTGAACAAGACACCCGCCTGCTCGGCGTCGACCAACCAGCCAACCAGCCCCGCCGCATCCAACGGTCCCTGCAACAACGCGCCAACGAGGTACTCACCGCGCGCGTCCCCGCAATACGCCAATACGGCGAACTGATCGACTCCATCGATCCACGCCTGCGCAACGACAGCTTCTGGCCGCAACTGGCCGATCACCTGGCCGCGGCCGCACCCAGCCGCCCCGACCTCCCCGAACTGGTGCGCCAAGCCGCCGCGCTACGGCCACTGCCAGACGAACTACCCGCCGCCGCCCTGTGGTGGCGCCTCTCAGGCCAGCTCAGCCACACCGCCACCCTCGACACCCCGGACAGCCACCTGCGCCCAGCATGGACCGGCGACCTCAACCGCATCTTCGGCACCGCCGTCACCGAGACCATCACCACCGACCCGGCCTGGCCCGCCGTGGTGGCCGCGGTCGCCGCCGCCGACCCGGCCTGGCAACCCCACCAACTGCTCGAGGTGGCCGACGAAGCGCTCGCCGACGCCGCCGACCACGGTCAAACCATCACGCCCGATCGCTACGCCCGCCTGATCGCCCACACCATCGACATGCTCACCCACGGCGATCCGACCACCCATACCCATCACGACGCACCCCTCCCCGAGCACGCGCCCCTGTCGGTGGAGGAGGAAGAAGAACTCTTCCACCACGACCCCGATCACCTCGCCGACACCGTCACCGACGACCAACTCGACCAGACACACCCCGACCACACGCTCGATGCTGATTACCTTCCCGTCCACGAGCCGCCACACGATGACGAGCCCGAACCACCCAGCCCCGCTGAAGAACTCGGCGCCCTTGAATTCGACGACCTCGCCACCCACCGGGTACCGCCGCCGCCGCTTCCGGCCGCACTTCTCAACATCGCCGCGTTGCGCACCGCACTGTTCAACGAACTCACCACCTACGAACAACTCGTCAAAGACGCCGAAACACTCAACGGACCCCACCTGCGCGCAGCCGGCCCCCAGATCACGACCATGCGCGAAGCCGCCGACGCCGACCTGCCCTACTTCCACGCCGTCCAGGAGGTCATCGATCAATGGGCCGACGCTGACATCGCTTACGAGCAAGCCCAAGCCCAAGTGCAATGGGCACAAACACAACTCGACCTACTGCGGGCACAACCCGACGCCGACCCCCTCGACATTGCCTCAGCAAGGGCCGACCTCAACCTACGGCGCATGACCCTGCCCTCAATGTCCCCCGCAGAACGCTTCTACCCCGCCCTGAGCGCCGCCAACCAAGCCCGCGCCGCGGCGGTCGGCGGCGCCGACAACATCATCACTCACGCCCACGCCGACAAAGTGATCGCCGAAGCCTCCGCCGCCGATTGGGCAGCCCAACTCCAGGCCCGTCGCCGCTGCCACGAGCTACGCCGCGACCTCGATCGCGCCGAACTCGCCGCCGCAGCCGCCTACGCCGCCGCCGACACCCTGCCCATCGACCACGTACTCAACCAACACGCCGCCCTGGACGCCGAACTGGCGATCCTTCACGCTGCGGGCACCGCGCACCCCGCCCTACCACTGACCATCGATCCCACGCACCAAACCCGCGAGACGGCAAGCCTTCTCAACGTCGCCCAACTGCCGTTCACCGTCAGCGTCATCTCAACGCAACCATCCAACGAACTTGCCGACGCGCTGCACGACTGGCACACCGCAGCTGAACAAGCAGACCGCCGCATCTACACCTGCACCGACGACCCTGCACAAACCACCCCCGCCACCACGGTCGCAGACCTACACCAACAACTCCTCGACGGACAATGGCAACCCGAAAGCGGCGACATCCTCATTGTCGACAACGCGGCCGCCGCCGACCCCGCCCAGCTCGCGGCCCTCGCCACCCACGCTGCCCACAACCAAGCCCGCATCGTGCTGCTGGACACTCACACCCCAAGCTGGCCACCGCAACCATCGGCCGCACTGCTTCATCTGCTGCGCACCGACCTGCCATGGACAACCACCGCAGGCCACGGCGCACCTGCAGACAACCTCAGCCCCGCCTCACCACAGGCACCCGACCTACAACCTGTGCTCGACCAAGCCGCACGACTTCACCCCGACGCTATTCCGCATTCGATCAGAGAGGCCCTGGAAACCCGAAAGAGCTTGCGCCAGACGCATAAACGCGCCCACGACGCACACCTGGCGCGAACCTGGGCGCGGGCACAACACCGTGCAGCCACCCCAGCAACCGGTCTCGGACACGACATCGGTTGA
- the mobF gene encoding MobF family relaxase — protein sequence MTATLHKLTAGDGYTYLIRQVAAHDATERGRDTLSEYYSAKGESPGRWVGSGLEALSHSQASGVPSHITDEVWTVAAGSEVTEDQMMALFGEGLHPNANAITNHYLVAGAPAHVAMHAARLGKPFTIRSGETEFQQALAVAYREHNAAAGKVWNAAIDDDIRARIRTTVARQKFLDEFGREVSDDRELSGFIARNTRQRTTAVAGYDVTFSPVKSVSTLWAVAPMDVADVIEQCHDAAVADSLAFLEANAAFTRTGARGIAQVDTTGLIGTAFTHRDSRAGDPDLHTHVAISNKVAHVDANGIQRWLALDGQPLHRVLVSTSELYNTRLEAHLEERLGLRFR from the coding sequence ATGACCGCCACCCTGCACAAGTTGACCGCCGGTGATGGCTACACCTATCTGATCCGCCAGGTCGCCGCCCACGACGCCACCGAGCGCGGCCGCGACACTCTCTCGGAGTACTACAGCGCCAAAGGTGAATCCCCCGGCCGCTGGGTGGGTTCAGGCCTGGAGGCCTTGTCGCACAGCCAGGCCAGCGGGGTGCCTTCGCACATCACCGATGAGGTCTGGACCGTCGCGGCCGGCTCCGAGGTCACCGAGGACCAGATGATGGCGCTGTTCGGAGAAGGATTGCACCCCAACGCCAATGCGATCACCAACCATTACCTAGTAGCGGGCGCGCCCGCGCACGTGGCGATGCACGCCGCCCGCCTGGGCAAGCCGTTCACGATTCGCAGCGGCGAAACCGAATTCCAGCAGGCGCTGGCGGTGGCCTACCGGGAGCACAACGCCGCGGCGGGCAAGGTGTGGAACGCGGCGATCGACGACGACATTCGTGCCCGTATCCGGACTACGGTGGCGCGACAGAAATTTCTCGACGAGTTCGGACGCGAAGTTTCCGATGATCGTGAACTGTCGGGCTTCATCGCGCGCAATACCCGCCAGCGCACTACCGCTGTCGCCGGGTACGACGTCACCTTCTCCCCGGTGAAATCGGTGTCCACGTTGTGGGCCGTGGCACCGATGGACGTGGCCGACGTGATTGAGCAGTGCCATGACGCCGCGGTCGCTGACTCTCTGGCGTTTTTGGAAGCCAATGCCGCGTTCACCCGCACCGGTGCACGAGGCATCGCACAGGTCGACACGACCGGCTTGATCGGCACCGCCTTCACACACCGGGATTCGCGCGCGGGGGACCCGGATCTGCACACCCACGTGGCGATTTCGAACAAGGTCGCACACGTCGACGCCAACGGTATTCAGCGCTGGCTGGCGCTTGACGGCCAACCTCTGCACCGCGTGCTGGTGAGCACTTCAGAGCTGTACAACACGCGACTCGAGGCGCATTTGGAGGAGCGCCTCGGGCTTCGATTTCGCTGA
- a CDS encoding Tn3 family transposase, producing MTDEGGYGRFGALSRQELERYCYLDDEDRRLIAARRRDYNRLGFAVQVVTVRHLGMFLADPLDVPPALIEYLAEQLEISDPSMVKRYTDREKTKLEHAWEIQQVYGLKPFGEMESELTSWIVDQAWMTGDGPKAIFGDAVTWLRKRQALLPGITTLERLIGDGRNAADARLWRQLGEQLTSESASALLRLLEVPAEGGQKVSELERLRKGVFKASSKGMLAALRRVVDLQAVGVDSIDVRAIPPRRLTGLATYGLASKAAALRRLPTREQRLAVLAATVVVLSARAVDDVLETFDMLMTTKLLSKAERESREEKLRRYPRVSRNAGKLAAAVKVLLEMVEVNQDVGLGVVLDMIEKTVTRAELRHAVQAVDELVPADDAELDGQRLIELAGKFATVRPFLSMLMDTIEFGATSDGAAVLAAMKTLAELLTSRSSGKIPANLLDARKVDHDLIVGAWKRLIYTPGRPEGTVDRNSYTICVLEQFHRHLKHRSIFAVRSSRWRDPRAHLLAGEAWEAARDAGMNALGLPAAPTQLLTDHATALETAYRELAARLGEDTPASIDADGKLHVAALDAKAEPASLVDLRRRVEAMIPRVDLPELVTEVMSWHPGFTEAFTHTSGNEARVADLGLSVAAVLCSYAMNVGFKPVTTPGVDALTRDRLLHVDQCYVRAETIEAANAVLVDAQADIPLAQAWGGGLVASVDGMRFVVPVRTHNARPNPKYFGRKLGITWLNMLNDQSAGLAGKVLRGTPRDSLHTIDVIVSQHGGRIPEVIITDTGSYSDIVFGLLHLIGRQYRPQLANLPDQRLWRIDARADYGPLDKAARGVIDTAKIAAHWEDMCRIAVSIHSGEVSAHEVTRMISRDGQPTALGQAIAHFGRIFKTLHILRLADDEPYRREGKAQSNLVEGRHDLARTIYHGRKGEMTRAYYEGMEDQLSALGLVLNCVVVWNTVYENRALAALRAGGYPVLDTDVERLSAFVRAHIGIDGHYSFHLPDPSGVHRPLRDPDADDDE from the coding sequence GTGACTGATGAGGGCGGCTATGGCCGGTTCGGTGCGTTGTCTCGGCAGGAGCTGGAGCGTTACTGCTACTTGGATGACGAGGACCGGCGGCTGATCGCTGCGCGGCGGCGCGACTACAACCGTCTGGGGTTCGCGGTGCAGGTGGTGACGGTGCGTCACCTGGGAATGTTCCTGGCTGATCCGCTGGATGTCCCGCCCGCGTTGATCGAGTATCTGGCCGAGCAGTTGGAGATCTCCGATCCGTCGATGGTGAAGCGGTACACCGATCGGGAGAAGACCAAGCTCGAACACGCCTGGGAAATCCAGCAGGTGTACGGACTCAAGCCGTTCGGCGAGATGGAGTCGGAGCTCACGTCGTGGATCGTCGACCAGGCGTGGATGACCGGCGACGGACCGAAGGCGATCTTCGGCGACGCAGTGACATGGCTGCGGAAGCGTCAGGCGCTGCTGCCGGGGATCACCACGTTGGAGCGGCTGATCGGCGACGGCCGCAACGCGGCGGACGCCCGGTTGTGGCGCCAGCTCGGCGAGCAGCTGACCTCGGAGTCCGCGTCTGCCTTGTTGCGGCTGCTGGAGGTTCCTGCGGAGGGCGGGCAGAAGGTCAGCGAGCTGGAGCGGCTGCGCAAGGGCGTGTTCAAGGCGTCGTCGAAGGGGATGCTCGCGGCGCTGCGCAGGGTTGTCGACCTGCAAGCGGTCGGGGTGGACAGCATCGACGTGAGGGCGATCCCGCCGCGTCGGTTGACGGGGTTGGCGACCTACGGGTTGGCGAGCAAGGCCGCCGCGCTGCGGCGGCTGCCCACGCGTGAGCAGCGCTTGGCGGTGCTGGCCGCGACGGTCGTTGTGTTGAGCGCGCGGGCGGTCGACGACGTGTTGGAGACCTTCGACATGTTGATGACGACGAAGCTTCTGTCCAAGGCCGAGCGGGAGTCTCGCGAGGAGAAGCTGCGTCGCTATCCGAGGGTGTCACGCAACGCAGGCAAGCTCGCGGCAGCGGTGAAGGTGCTGCTGGAGATGGTCGAGGTCAACCAGGACGTCGGGCTGGGCGTGGTGTTGGACATGATCGAGAAGACCGTCACCCGGGCCGAGTTGCGGCACGCGGTCCAGGCGGTCGACGAGCTGGTGCCCGCCGACGACGCGGAGCTGGATGGGCAGCGGTTGATCGAGTTGGCCGGCAAGTTCGCCACGGTCCGCCCGTTCCTGTCGATGCTGATGGACACGATCGAGTTCGGCGCGACCAGTGACGGCGCCGCCGTCCTGGCGGCAATGAAGACCCTCGCCGAGCTGCTGACATCCAGGTCGTCGGGCAAGATCCCGGCAAACCTGCTGGACGCCCGCAAGGTCGACCACGACTTGATCGTCGGCGCGTGGAAGCGCTTGATCTACACGCCGGGCCGACCGGAGGGCACCGTCGACCGGAACTCCTACACGATCTGCGTGTTGGAACAGTTCCACCGACACCTCAAGCACCGCAGCATCTTCGCGGTGCGTTCGTCGCGGTGGCGCGACCCGCGGGCGCACCTGCTGGCAGGCGAAGCCTGGGAGGCTGCGCGTGACGCCGGCATGAACGCGCTGGGCCTGCCCGCCGCGCCGACGCAGCTGCTGACCGATCACGCGACGGCGTTGGAGACCGCTTATCGGGAGTTGGCCGCACGGCTGGGCGAGGACACCCCAGCCAGCATCGACGCCGACGGCAAACTGCACGTCGCCGCGCTGGACGCCAAGGCCGAGCCCGCGTCGCTGGTCGACCTGCGCCGCCGGGTGGAGGCGATGATCCCGCGTGTGGACCTGCCGGAACTGGTCACGGAGGTGATGAGCTGGCATCCCGGTTTCACCGAGGCGTTCACCCACACCTCGGGCAACGAGGCCCGCGTCGCCGACCTCGGCTTGTCGGTGGCGGCCGTGCTCTGTTCCTATGCGATGAACGTCGGGTTCAAACCGGTGACAACGCCTGGTGTCGACGCCCTGACCAGGGATCGGCTGCTGCACGTCGACCAGTGCTACGTGCGGGCCGAGACCATCGAGGCGGCCAACGCCGTGCTGGTCGACGCCCAGGCCGACATCCCCCTGGCCCAAGCGTGGGGCGGCGGGCTGGTCGCCTCGGTGGACGGGATGCGGTTCGTGGTGCCCGTGCGCACCCATAACGCCCGCCCGAACCCGAAGTACTTCGGCCGGAAACTGGGCATCACCTGGTTGAACATGCTCAACGACCAGTCCGCCGGGCTGGCAGGCAAGGTGCTGCGCGGAACACCTCGCGATTCGCTGCACACCATCGACGTGATCGTGTCCCAGCACGGCGGGCGGATTCCGGAGGTCATCATCACCGACACCGGGTCGTATTCCGACATCGTGTTCGGACTGCTGCATCTGATCGGCCGCCAGTACCGGCCGCAGCTGGCGAACCTGCCCGATCAGCGGTTGTGGCGCATCGACGCCCGAGCCGACTACGGGCCGCTGGACAAGGCGGCGCGCGGGGTGATCGACACCGCCAAGATCGCCGCGCACTGGGAGGACATGTGCCGGATCGCGGTGTCGATCCACTCCGGTGAGGTGTCGGCGCACGAGGTCACCAGGATGATCTCCCGCGACGGGCAGCCGACCGCGTTGGGCCAGGCCATCGCCCATTTCGGGCGGATCTTCAAGACCCTGCACATCCTGCGCCTGGCCGACGACGAACCTTACCGGCGCGAGGGCAAGGCCCAGTCCAATCTCGTCGAGGGTCGTCACGACCTGGCGCGCACGATCTATCACGGCCGCAAGGGCGAGATGACCCGCGCCTACTACGAGGGCATGGAAGACCAGCTCTCGGCGCTGGGATTGGTGCTCAATTGCGTCGTCGTGTGGAACACCGTCTACGAGAACCGCGCCCTCGCCGCGCTGCGAGCCGGCGGATACCCGGTGCTCGACACCGATGTCGAGCGATTGTCGGCGTTCGTGCGCGCCCACATCGGCATCGACGGGCACTACAGCTTCCACCTGCCCGACCCCAGCGGAGTTCACCGACCGCTGCGCGACCCGGACGCCGACGACGACGAGTAG
- a CDS encoding TetR/AcrR family transcriptional regulator codes for MTDPRASDEDLTAKARIRNAALDLYAERGEDRVSMRAVAAAAGVAVGLVQHHFKTKDGLRVAVEQLVVDYYALAIASVPDEGAPAQVAAARDEAVRHMLATHPTVVNYIRRAVLDPQGKSELLERLTDLSRREISKLRYSGKTSTRRSESSQVIGLMVRQLGQLLMQPMIDDMCDFLDRTGVPHSDKLTLSVTVI; via the coding sequence GTGACCGACCCCCGCGCCAGTGACGAGGACCTCACCGCGAAGGCCCGCATTCGCAACGCCGCGCTCGACCTCTACGCCGAGCGCGGCGAGGATCGCGTCTCGATGCGCGCCGTCGCCGCCGCCGCCGGGGTCGCCGTGGGATTGGTGCAGCACCACTTCAAGACCAAGGACGGGCTACGCGTCGCCGTCGAGCAACTGGTCGTCGACTATTACGCTCTGGCGATCGCCTCTGTGCCGGACGAGGGCGCCCCAGCGCAGGTCGCCGCCGCTCGAGACGAGGCGGTGCGGCACATGCTCGCGACGCATCCGACGGTGGTGAACTACATCCGGCGCGCTGTGCTCGATCCGCAGGGAAAGAGCGAGTTACTCGAGCGGCTGACCGACCTGAGTCGCAGAGAGATCTCCAAACTCCGCTATTCGGGCAAGACCTCGACACGGCGATCCGAGTCCTCACAGGTCATCGGGCTGATGGTTCGTCAGCTGGGGCAGCTGCTCATGCAGCCGATGATCGATGACATGTGTGACTTCCTCGACCGGACGGGCGTGCCGCACAGCGACAAACTGACGCTCTCCGTGACCGTAATCTAG
- a CDS encoding CoA transferase encodes MSQSSSLQGVQVVSLAINLPGPLAAARLRALGATVTKIEPPAGDPLRAVAPTWYDELTVGQRVVTLDLKDPADRAVAARELSRADLMLTAMRPSALVKLGLDELTAANPHLSHIEIVGHDGIAAEQPGHDLTYQALHGTLQPPTMPTVPVADLLGAERAVSAALLALRVAAESGVGHRERVVLEQAAADAGAAVRHGLMGAGAPLGGAHPGYRIYSSSDGHVALAALEPHFWERARAGLGVEGTQEELEQTFLSKPTREWEEVAKRLDIPLIGIRDSAPRNSAQGALS; translated from the coding sequence ATGTCGCAGTCGAGTTCGCTGCAGGGCGTGCAGGTGGTGTCGCTCGCGATCAATCTGCCGGGCCCGCTCGCCGCCGCGCGGCTACGGGCGCTGGGCGCCACCGTCACCAAGATCGAACCGCCGGCCGGCGACCCGCTGCGGGCCGTGGCGCCGACGTGGTACGACGAGCTCACTGTGGGCCAGCGGGTCGTGACCCTCGACCTCAAGGACCCCGCTGATCGGGCGGTGGCGGCGCGCGAGCTGTCGCGTGCCGACCTGATGCTCACCGCCATGCGCCCCTCGGCGCTGGTCAAGCTCGGCCTGGACGAGTTGACCGCGGCGAATCCGCACCTGTCGCATATCGAGATCGTCGGGCACGACGGGATCGCGGCGGAGCAGCCCGGCCATGACCTGACGTACCAGGCCCTGCACGGCACTCTCCAGCCGCCGACGATGCCGACCGTCCCGGTGGCCGACCTGCTCGGCGCCGAGCGCGCCGTGTCCGCGGCCCTGCTCGCCCTGCGCGTGGCCGCGGAGTCCGGCGTGGGACACCGCGAGCGGGTCGTCCTCGAACAGGCGGCCGCCGACGCCGGCGCCGCAGTTCGGCACGGTCTGATGGGAGCGGGCGCGCCGCTCGGCGGGGCGCATCCCGGTTACCGGATCTACTCCAGCTCCGACGGCCACGTCGCGCTGGCCGCGCTCGAGCCGCACTTCTGGGAGCGCGCCCGCGCCGGTCTCGGTGTCGAGGGCACCCAGGAGGAGCTCGAGCAGACGTTTCTTTCCAAGCCGACGCGCGAATGGGAGGAGGTCGCGAAGCGCCTCGACATTCCCCTGATCGGAATCCGCGATTCGGCACCCCGTAATTCAGCACAAGGAGCTTTGTCATGA